The following are encoded together in the Janthinobacterium sp. Marseille genome:
- the urtE gene encoding urea ABC transporter ATP-binding subunit UrtE, with the protein MLQVNQLNQYYGAAHTLRGISLSVEKGKCLSLLGRNGVGKTTLLKCLMGVLPVAAGNVSLDGRDITKLKPHQRAALGIAYVPQGREIFARLTVEENLLMGMATKSGKKASVIKGEVYELFPVLKEMLHRRGGDLSGGQQQQLAIARALLAEPKLIILDEPTEGIQPSIIKDIGRVISLLRERGDIGILLCEQYFDFARELADTFVVLSRGEVVASGSQQEMDDDNVKKHLAV; encoded by the coding sequence ATGCTGCAAGTTAATCAATTGAACCAATACTACGGCGCGGCACATACGCTGCGCGGCATCTCGCTATCGGTGGAGAAAGGCAAATGCCTGTCCCTGCTCGGTCGCAACGGCGTCGGTAAAACCACGCTGCTGAAATGCCTGATGGGCGTGTTGCCGGTGGCCGCCGGCAATGTCAGCCTGGACGGTCGCGACATTACCAAACTGAAACCACATCAACGTGCCGCTCTCGGTATCGCTTATGTACCGCAAGGACGCGAAATCTTTGCGCGCCTGACCGTCGAAGAAAACCTGCTGATGGGCATGGCAACCAAATCCGGCAAGAAAGCTTCTGTAATCAAGGGCGAAGTGTATGAACTGTTCCCGGTCCTGAAAGAAATGCTGCACCGGCGCGGTGGCGACCTGTCCGGCGGACAACAGCAGCAATTGGCGATTGCGCGTGCCTTGCTGGCCGAACCCAAGCTGATCATCCTGGACGAGCCGACCGAAGGCATACAACCGTCGATCATCAAGGATATCGGTCGTGTCATCAGCCTGTTACGTGAGCGTGGTGATATCGGCATCCTGCTGTGCGAACAATACTTCGACTTCGCGCGTGAACTGGCAGATACCTTCGTCGTGCTGTCGCGCGGTGAAGTTGTCGCTTCCG
- the urtD gene encoding urea ABC transporter ATP-binding protein UrtD, with the protein MRRSEPSDRPDDSEYAEYGVTYSRLKPEGLDTAHGVILYLEDITVSFDGFKAINKLNLDISVGELRCIIGPNGAGKTTMMDVITGKTRPTSGTAFFGQSIDLTKLTEYEIAHAGIGRKFQRPTVFEQHTVFENLELAMKMDKRVKTTLFARLNSEQIGKIEEILKLIRLNGQEHRIAGLLSHGQKQWLEIGMLLMQEPQLILLDEPVAGMSDAETARTAELLNELRGKHSIMVVEHDMGFVEEIAQGDKVTVLHEGSVLAEGSMQQVQADERVIEVYLGR; encoded by the coding sequence ATGCGCCGCAGCGAACCATCTGACCGGCCTGATGATAGTGAATACGCCGAATACGGCGTGACCTATTCACGCCTGAAACCGGAAGGCCTGGATACCGCGCATGGCGTCATCCTCTACCTGGAAGACATCACTGTCTCGTTTGACGGCTTCAAGGCGATCAACAAACTGAACCTGGATATTTCAGTCGGTGAACTGCGCTGCATCATCGGCCCGAATGGTGCCGGCAAGACCACGATGATGGATGTCATTACCGGCAAAACACGACCGACTTCCGGCACCGCCTTCTTTGGCCAGAGCATAGACCTGACCAAGCTGACCGAGTATGAAATTGCACATGCCGGCATAGGCCGTAAGTTCCAGCGCCCCACCGTATTCGAACAGCACACGGTATTCGAAAACCTGGAACTGGCGATGAAGATGGACAAGCGCGTCAAGACCACGCTCTTTGCGCGCCTGAACTCGGAACAGATAGGCAAGATTGAAGAAATCCTCAAGCTGATCCGCCTCAACGGGCAGGAACACCGTATTGCCGGCCTGCTCTCACACGGGCAAAAGCAATGGCTGGAAATCGGCATGTTGCTGATGCAGGAACCACAATTGATCCTGCTGGATGAACCGGTAGCCGGTATGTCCGATGCAGAAACCGCCCGTACTGCCGAATTGCTCAATGAGTTGCGCGGCAAGCACTCGATCATGGTGGTGGAACACGATATGGGCTTCGTCGAAGAAATTGCGCAAGGCGACAAGGTAACCGTGCTGCATGAGGGTTCGGTGCTGGCCGAAGGCAGCATGCAACAGGTGCAGGCCGATGAGCGCGTAATCGAAGTGTATTTGGGACGATAA
- the urtB gene encoding urea ABC transporter permease subunit UrtB, with the protein MRLLPRILALGMLSLWLCTQAISAHAAIDPALLKPLAGDDPDARIAAVTEIAALANQDAQKILQAINNDALYATPAGDVFIIDGSDAFNPATDKTGPAPDDAEGITVNNRLRGAVEGALSGLQLFAQDRNARLTAANDLLKTADPAQIPLINKALEKESDPAIRELLQQVVATANLHAPDAATRQAAVKTLANTSNASLKPILEQMLAKNPDGSYVEPDAGVRSEAVNTLSALNRHLTITEFVGKLFYGISLGSVLLLAALGLAITFGLMGIINMAHGELLMIGAYTTYVCQLVFRKFFPEAIDAYLLVALPAAFIVAAAVGIALERLVIRWLYGRPLETLLCTWGISLILMQGVRSIFGAQNVEVANPSWMSGGVTVLGSLVLSYNRIVIIFFALFVVLAVWLILNKTRLGLFVRAVMQNRRMAACVGVSTGKIDMMTFGLGCGIAGLGGVALSQLGNVGPDLGQGYIVDSFMVVVLGGVGQLAGTVIAAFGLGEVNKFLEPVAGAVLAKIAILVFIIIFIQKRPQGLFALKGRSVE; encoded by the coding sequence ATGAGACTGCTCCCCAGAATTCTCGCCCTCGGCATGCTGAGCCTGTGGCTATGCACACAAGCCATCAGCGCCCATGCGGCCATCGACCCGGCCTTGCTCAAGCCCTTGGCCGGTGACGATCCAGATGCACGTATCGCCGCAGTGACGGAAATTGCCGCGCTGGCGAATCAGGATGCACAAAAGATACTGCAAGCCATCAATAACGATGCGCTGTATGCGACGCCTGCCGGCGATGTGTTCATCATTGACGGCAGTGACGCCTTCAATCCGGCCACCGATAAAACCGGCCCTGCACCTGACGATGCGGAAGGCATTACCGTCAACAACCGTTTGCGTGGTGCAGTGGAAGGCGCCTTGTCCGGCCTCCAACTGTTTGCGCAAGACCGGAATGCCCGCCTGACAGCCGCCAATGACTTGCTGAAAACCGCCGACCCGGCGCAAATCCCGCTGATCAACAAGGCGCTGGAAAAAGAAAGCGATCCTGCCATCAGGGAGTTGCTGCAACAGGTCGTGGCAACCGCCAATTTGCATGCGCCCGATGCAGCCACACGCCAGGCGGCGGTCAAGACCCTCGCCAACACCAGCAACGCCAGCTTGAAACCGATACTGGAACAGATGCTGGCAAAGAATCCTGACGGCAGCTATGTCGAGCCGGATGCCGGTGTACGCAGCGAAGCCGTGAATACCCTGTCGGCACTGAATCGTCACCTCACCATCACGGAATTCGTCGGTAAACTGTTTTACGGCATTTCGCTCGGCAGTGTCCTGCTGCTGGCAGCCCTCGGCCTGGCGATCACCTTCGGCCTGATGGGCATTATCAATATGGCGCACGGCGAATTGCTGATGATAGGTGCGTACACCACCTATGTCTGCCAACTGGTGTTCCGTAAATTCTTTCCCGAAGCGATCGACGCATACCTGCTGGTCGCCCTGCCCGCCGCCTTCATCGTGGCCGCTGCGGTCGGCATCGCGCTGGAACGCCTGGTAATACGCTGGCTCTACGGTCGGCCGCTCGAAACCTTGCTGTGCACCTGGGGCATCAGCCTGATCCTGATGCAAGGTGTGCGCTCCATCTTTGGTGCGCAAAACGTTGAAGTCGCCAATCCGAGCTGGATGTCGGGCGGCGTCACGGTACTCGGTTCGCTCGTGCTTTCCTATAACCGTATCGTGATCATCTTCTTCGCGCTCTTCGTTGTGCTGGCAGTCTGGCTGATCCTGAACAAAACGCGGCTCGGCCTGTTTGTGCGCGCCGTCATGCAAAACCGCCGGATGGCGGCTTGTGTCGGCGTCTCCACCGGCAAGATAGACATGATGACCTTCGGCCTCGGCTGCGGCATTGCCGGGCTGGGCGGTGTCGCGCTGTCGCAACTGGGCAATGTTGGGCCGGACCTCGGCCAGGGCTATATCGTCGATTCCTTCATGGTGGTGGTGCTGGGCGGCGTCGGTCAACTGGCCGGCACCGTGATCGCCGCCTTCGGCCTCGGTGAAGTCAACAAATTCCTCGAACCGGTTGCCGGCGCAGTACTCGCCAAAATCGCGATCCTGGTCTTCATCATCATCTTTATCCAAAAACGTCCGCAAGGCCTGTTTGCACTGAAAGGCAGGAGCGTGGAATGA
- the urtC gene encoding urea ABC transporter permease subunit UrtC: MTTILKPSLFSRPAWIGIVFCAVVLALLPIMNLCFPADHALHISSYTIALVGKFMCYAMAALALDLVWGYTGILSLGHGVFFALGGYAHGMYLMRSIGRDGVYQSNLPDFMVFLNWKEYPWYWWMTEHFWFAMLLVVLVPGLLAFIFGYFAFRSRIKGVYFSIITQAMTFAFMLLFFRNDTGFGGNNGFTDFKRILGFTITDPSTKAVLYLVTLAFLLAALFVCRAIVTSKLGRVLQGVRDSESRLMFIGYNPLWFKLFVWTLSAVVCGIAGALYVPQVGIINPSEMSPANSIEMVIWAAVGGRGSLLGPIIGAFTVNGLKSWFTAAFPDLWLYALGLIFIFVTLFMPQGILGLVKKFKKQEAAT; encoded by the coding sequence ATGACTACCATCCTGAAACCTTCCCTCTTCTCACGTCCGGCCTGGATCGGTATCGTCTTCTGCGCCGTCGTACTGGCCTTGCTGCCGATCATGAACCTGTGCTTTCCGGCCGATCATGCGCTGCATATTTCCAGCTATACCATCGCACTGGTGGGCAAGTTCATGTGCTATGCCATGGCGGCACTGGCATTGGACCTGGTGTGGGGTTATACCGGCATCCTGTCGCTCGGCCACGGCGTCTTCTTTGCCCTCGGCGGTTATGCACACGGCATGTATTTGATGCGCTCCATCGGTCGTGATGGCGTGTATCAAAGCAATCTGCCGGACTTCATGGTCTTCCTGAACTGGAAGGAATATCCATGGTATTGGTGGATGACCGAGCATTTCTGGTTCGCGATGCTGCTGGTGGTATTGGTGCCTGGCTTGCTGGCCTTTATCTTCGGTTACTTTGCATTCCGTTCGCGCATCAAGGGCGTGTATTTCTCCATCATCACGCAAGCGATGACCTTCGCCTTCATGCTGCTGTTCTTCCGTAACGATACTGGCTTCGGCGGCAATAACGGCTTCACCGATTTCAAACGCATACTCGGCTTTACCATCACCGATCCATCGACCAAGGCCGTACTCTACCTGGTCACGCTGGCTTTCCTGCTGGCCGCCCTGTTCGTGTGCCGTGCCATCGTGACCTCGAAACTGGGCCGCGTATTGCAAGGCGTGCGTGATTCGGAATCGCGCCTGATGTTCATAGGCTACAACCCCTTGTGGTTCAAATTGTTTGTCTGGACCCTGTCGGCTGTCGTTTGCGGCATTGCCGGTGCCTTGTATGTGCCGCAAGTCGGCATCATCAATCCATCTGAAATGTCCCCGGCCAATTCGATTGAAATGGTGATCTGGGCGGCGGTTGGCGGACGCGGTTCACTGCTCGGTCCGATCATTGGCGCCTTCACCGTCAATGGCCTGAAAAGCTGGTTCACCGCCGCTTTCCCTGACTTGTGGCTATACGCGCTGGGCCTGATCTTCATCTTCGTGACGCTCTTCATGCCGCAAGGCATCCTCGGCCTCGTCAAAAAATTCAAAAAACAAGAGGCCGCAACATGA